CTTCATGCTCCCACACTTGATCACTTTCAGGCTGTTAAACGCATCTTGCGTTATGTCAAAGGTACTCTTTCCTTTGGTCTTACCTACAGTCGGCCTCATACTAGTTCTATTCTTGGTTATTCTGATGCTGATTGGGCTCGCTGCTTGGAAACCAGAAGGTCTACATATGGTTACTCTATTTTTCTTGGTGGTAATTTGGTGTCCTGGAGTGCAAAGAAACAGCCCACTGTCTCTCGTTCAAGTTGTGAATCAGAATATCGGGCCATGGCTAACACAGCTGCAGAGATTGTCTGGATTACTCATCTTCTGCAAGAGCTTCATGCATTACCACCCGACAGACCTACGCTGCTTTGTGATAACAAAAGTGCCTTATTTATGACTCAAAATCCGGTGTCTCATAAGCGAGCAAAGCATATCGACTTAGACTACCACTTCATCAGGGAACTTGTTAATTCTGGGAAGCTCTATACTAAGTTTGTTCCGACCAATCTTCAGGTGGCAGATATTTTCACTAAGAGTCTTCCGCGCCCTCTTTTTGAGAAGTTTCGTTCTATGTTACGTCTTGGGCCGCCACCTTTCCGATTGAAGGGGGGTATTAGATAATCTTTGTAAATATTTTATGTATCTCTTATTTTTGTTAACTTCCCTAATATTGTTGtaatgtttattatatataaagtTCCCTGCCCTCATTCAATTGATGAGGTGAACCATAATACGTCTTATAAATCGGCTCACATTTCACTGAATTAAGAAAATAATATTTCATTTTGGAATTGTATTTGTTAAAACTACACATAAAATGGCTTAATCTAAATGTACTCATCTCTTTAATAGTTATGCCCCATTATAAGAGAAAAAGTAGCGGGTCTCACCTGTAAATATGTGAGAAAAGTGGGGTATAACTAGTACAAAGGTATATTTAGTGTCACCCATATAAATTCACttccgttttttttttcattctttattttatttaaaaaatctaacAACATAAACGTCACCATCATTGTAACAAAAGTTTCATCTGAGGCAATTTCATTGAAGTTTCGTCACCTGGCTTGCCATATATTCCGTGTAACAATTGCTAGAAAATTTCACACGCAACTTCAATTTCGTTTTCTTTTGTTTCAGCAACAACTTCGAACATGCATAATTCAAACTTATGTATAATCACGCGTACAATCCATACCTATATAAACATCATCATACTCTTAGCTCTtcaattcatcatcatcacttaTCAAATTGTTATTCAATTCTTTCACCATGAACAAATCAAGCGGTTACAAACGCGTATTCGATCACTTCGATGAAGACCACAATGGCATGATCTCTCCGTCTGAGTTGCAACGTTGCGTCGGGTTGATTCACCACGACGAAATATCAATCGAAGAGGTACAGGTTGTGATGGAATCGTTATACGGAAGTGAAGGACAGTTAGGATTTGAGGATTTTATTAGTTTGGTGGAAAGTGACAAGGAAGATGAGAAACTTGAGGATTTGAAAAAGGCTTTCAGAATGTATGAAATGGATGGAACCGATTGCATCACTCCAAAGAGTTTGAAGCGGATGCTGAGTCGACTCGGTGAGTCGACAAGCGTTGATGAATGTGTTGGTATGATTAGGCAGTTTGATCTTAATGGTGATGGAGTGCTTAACTTTGATGAGTTTAAAGCTATGATGCTTTGAAAATTCATGGGTTTATgatttgtttgtaaatattttacgAAGTTATTGATTCTTTCATTTCTTTGTGATTAATTCATTTGCAAATATAGAACACAATTAATGTATAAGGTTTTAGAGGGATTATAAAGAACCATGTAGACATTTACAACTGTTACATGTGATCGGTAATACAATTTTGTAATAGTCTCTTTTCCTCACTTATACAAATGTTTGCAAGATTCTCACATTTTCTACTTAAATATGATTTTGTATTGAACGCCTCTAACTTTTATAGTCTtgaaaaacataacttttttttatttatagttCTCTTTaaaaagtataataataatagttaacCTATTTAGTTATATTGCAAGAATGGTTTTCTTATTGAGATGAGTTTTTTTTTCTAAGATTGTGAATATATATAGATAGACAATTCACTTCCGACAAAAAAAGTAGAGACGAATCATGAAAATTACAAAATTTGTGGTTTTTTCTTAAATTTtaagggtgaagggagtggttatCTAATGGAATAGTTAAACTCTCAATTCACCCAATCACATGACGCCATGTCAATTGTTTATCTAATGCTAAAAAAAGTTGACGGTGTTTTACCtaatggaccccaccacacacccatctctctctctccttccctcCCTCTCCCCTGATTCGGTGAACCTTCACCAATTTTGGCTACCAATTCGGTAACACGTGATCGGTATAAATGTTGGCGGTGGTCACCGATCAGTGCCGAACAACTTTACCGCCCCACATCATATACCCTAATGTTTGAGAAGGTGGAGTAGTATGTAccaaaaataacaaaatttatggTTTTTTATCATCTAAATCTTAAAAAGTATAATCCCCTTAAAAAGTTAGTGTGTTTTTTAGGCAAAAATCTCGATCATTCCTCTGAAAAGTTTGATAAAGTCCCTCTATTCCTTCCTCTCTCAGAAAAAAGGGGTAGTATATATATTATTGGCACACCTGAACCTTAAATCGACACCTTCAATACGAgttgtataggcctatacgggtcatattgttttttcaatttccaaTAAAGATTGATGTGTTAGATTTTGTCTATTTGACCGaacctatacgggtcgtataggcaTACACGGATCGTATAGACCTCCTgaattctcaaaaaaaaaaaaaaaaaaaaaaacaaggggtTAATTGACAAATCAGGAGGTCTATACGGGACGTATAAACCCCCTAACTTATCACTTAACCTCTTGTTTTTTTTGAGAATTTAGGGGGTCTACATGATaaagttttaaaaatgtttttgtttgtttaaaaaataaaagaattcttttattaaactttgttaaaacTATGATCAAATGTAtacaaaaatttataaaaaaaaacaaagtttaattaaacccatgatttataaagtaaccccttgtttttttttttagaattcaTGGGGTCAGCATGATaaagttaaaaatattttttcttaAGAATACAAAAACTTGTAAAAAAACAAAAGTTTAATTAACCCCCTGATTTATCAATTAACCCTTTGTTTTTTCTGAGAATTCAGGGGGTCTACATAATaaagttttaaaatgttttttgtttaaaaaataaaagatattttttattaaactttgttaaaactgtgattaaatatatacaaaaatttaataaaaaaaccaaAGTCTAATTAACCCCCTAATTTATCAATTAACCCcttattttttttagaattcaGTGGATCTACATGATgaagttttaaaaatgtttttggtGTAAATTTATAATTATATAATCTTGTTGTTTGTTTGTGACCGCTAgcagtggcggaaccagaacaATTTAGTTAGGGGGTCATCATAAGCTTATATTGTATACTGGTTCAAATTAGAGGGTCCATCTCTAAGTTTgttcttcaaaaactcaaaatttataaataaaaattcaaaaagttccAGTGAACGGAGGGTCAACGGACCCTCTTGACCCCCCTCTGGTTCCGCCTCTGACCGCTAGGTTTTCAGGTTCGGCATTTGTTAATAAATAACACAGTTTTAAAGTTCTTAAATTATTTTTCatttaaaaatctcaaaaaaataaaaaataaataaagtttaTCATGGTCTTAACTCTTATGCACTTTGCCACTTTCCATGCAGCTTCATCACCGTGCCATAAACTCCGTGTAATATTTGCTAGAAAATTTCATCCACAACTTCAATTTCGTTTCGTTTCAGCATCAACTTCGAACATGCAACATGCACAATCCAAAGTTAGGTGCAATCACGCGTACAATCCATATATGCCTATATAAACATCATACTCAACTCTTCAATTTCATCCTCATCATTTATCAATTTATTATTATTCCACCATGAACAAATCAAGCGATTACAAACGCGTATTCGATCACTTCGATGCAGACCACAATGGCATCATCTCTCTGTCTGAGTTGCAACGCTGCGTCGGGTTGATTCACCACGACGAAATTTTAATCGAAGAAGTACAAGTTGTGATGGAATCGATATACGGAAGTGAAGGACAGTTAGGATTTGAGGATTTTATTAGTTTGGTGGAAAGTGACAAGGAAGATGAGAAACTTGACGATTTGAAAAAGGCTTTTAGAATGTATGAAATGGATGGAACTGATTGCATCACTCCAAAGAGTTTGAAGCGGATGCTGAGTCGACTCGGTGAGTCGACAAGTGTTGATGAGTGTGTTGGTATGATTAGGCAGTTTGATATTAATGGTGATGGGGTGCTTAACTTTGATGAGTTTAAAGCTATGATGCTTTGAAAATTTCATGAAGAAACAAGCATAAATTTAGATCTTTGTGGTTGAATTTGGATAATTGTTTGTATACTagtattattttttatattatttgttaCTAAAAGAATTGTCAAACTTCTTTGAATGGTTTTCAACAATGCTTTCAAAGGTGTGAGCATGCATCTAGAGCGTTGTTAATCAATGGTTTACGATCCGGATACACCTGCGGTAGAACTAAGGCTATTCGTGAGATTTACTgagtgtgatgatgatgatttatagggctgtaaacgaaccgaacgaacacgaacatggccttgttcgtgttcgttcgttaaggaacaagcttgttcatgaactgttcacgaatgcttaccgaacgagattttttgttcgtgttcgttcattaaggaaacgaacatgttcgtgaactgttcacgaacacttaccaTATGCTAAtgaactaatgttcatgaacataaatgaacacaaacgacGTTTATGAACACAATATTCATTTTAGAATAAAATCTACATTTTCATCACAAACATTACGAAGAATCCACAAAAAATAAATAAGCACTTAACATAATTATCCGGACACAGTTGGCGTGAttatcaaaaacatgataaacacAAAATTAAGAGTTCGTCAAGCTTTAACACAACCTAAAATTGAAATAGTGAAATAAAGGATGTTGTGAGAGGCATATAAGATAACTAgggtttcaaaattttaaaaactagaaataataaaacaaaatacaacatacaAAAACCTTTAAACGAACTaacacaaataaatattaacgaGCAAACATAAATGACCTCATTACTGAAcgctcacgaacataaacgaacacattaccgaacgttcacgaacataaacgaacgaatgcaacctctgttcatgttcgttcgtttaacttgatgaacgaaattttttgttcgtgttcgttcatttactaaacgaacgaacataaacgaacttcccgccgaacagttcacgaactgttcgctgaatgttcggttcgtttacagccctaatgaTTTGGTTAGATGACCATGTGGTTCCGAGTTCTATATTGGGCTGAATTGTTAAACCGTGAAAACCAAGCTATTTGGATCTTAAACCAGTCCAAAAGCCGGCTTAGTTCGATAAAGTTTGTACAATTTTTAAACACGTACGTTTTGAAAGACAGACTTGATTGATATGGGATCTTATACATGGATCCAACGATCACATATAATATATTCTTCGAAAAAGAATGTGACATGCCATACTACCATAGGTACTTAATTACAAGTTATAATAACGTTCAACGTACACGACAGATAACCAAGCACATATACCCCATTACAAAAAAAGCAACAAAAGATAAACTTTATGACTTTTTATACCGTAGAAGTTGAAAAACAATCTAAATTACAAGATAAATATTTGTATATTGATTTTTGAAAAGGTTATTAATACAAACAAGAGGATTTCTAActacctaacaaactctaactagAGAATGCAACAAACTCATTTCTAATAAAAGTAAAAGTGTGATGATTGATACATGCTATTGGATGGAGTTCTAACACATATATAAATCTATATATCTAAGTAACAAAAAACAGATATAGATGAAATAACAATTAAAAATCAAGTTGAAGAAATAAAAGCTTTAATTAGAAACCCAGTAGGATGACAAGCAAAcacataaaaattaaaaagacaCCTCATATTTACACCTTCTTAAAACCATAGGTCTCCCCCCTGCCCATTCCACCATCACGTTCTTCATCTTctctatcttttttttttcacgtGTATCTACACTCAACACATAAATGAATTTAAGCAAGAGGACTAGCATCTAGAGCTATAAACGAATTAGAGGCATACGGGAAGGATTTTATTCGTTTCTTTACAAGTCTTCCAAAGATGTCTCTTTTAATGCTTATttggttagaaagtgagcctagctcgatgttgggattgaaccctaccagaggaacagataatgtaaagccaaaaccggatcacatcagtggactatcaataagcagctgcttacactttgctctccccttgacagtggttttcTAACAGTTGATGGACCTTAAGtactgctcaactacaacaactgataaaccaaactctgatgatactccaaagactgctgaagacaaactctgttgctctatctactgctgtgttctaagtactgctgaagactcaagcattgttcattcaaagactgatcaccttctgaagaaagcactgatgttcaagtaatcagtgcttaggctataacagtggaacgtgaagcagtagttatctctagtatgtattatgttgattatcagatgttgtatatcagtagtttgtatagaacagtgtttgtagtttgttaggtcgttagatgtcactatcatggtgacgtcagctgaggtgcatcagtagtttggtttgcctataaatggagcggtactctgtactgttacatttgattcattttgagtgagttctcctcctcaattcaatcctttcatcttgtgcaaccaactctggagtatcaggctgagggggagtttagtctgtaagcttgctgtaatcatttgctttgtattgtaatcatttgacttaatgtgaagcaattgtttatcaaactatattctcttttgattgtgtttacaaagtttgcttctcatttccgctgcacatACATCATCACATATGTTTTGAATGTtcattttatgcaaacaaacacaatcaagaaagcctcagatcctaacaattggtatcacagctcggacagtcaaattcgatctaacaatcaatttgacataacagttcagctcaaaaattcattgatacta
The sequence above is drawn from the Helianthus annuus cultivar XRQ/B chromosome 12, HanXRQr2.0-SUNRISE, whole genome shotgun sequence genome and encodes:
- the LOC110896757 gene encoding probable calcium-binding protein CML40; this translates as MNKSSDYKRVFDHFDADHNGIISLSELQRCVGLIHHDEILIEEVQVVMESIYGSEGQLGFEDFISLVESDKEDEKLDDLKKAFRMYEMDGTDCITPKSLKRMLSRLGESTSVDECVGMIRQFDINGDGVLNFDEFKAMML
- the LOC110895124 gene encoding putative calcium-binding protein CML23, with product MNKSSGYKRVFDHFDEDHNGMISPSELQRCVGLIHHDEISIEEVQVVMESLYGSEGQLGFEDFISLVESDKEDEKLEDLKKAFRMYEMDGTDCITPKSLKRMLSRLGESTSVDECVGMIRQFDLNGDGVLNFDEFKAMML